The nucleotide sequence ATTCGCGCTACCGCAAGAGCCGCGACCTGGTGCGCGTGGGCGCCTATGCCGCGGGCAGCGACCCGGCGCTCGACCAGGCGATCCGGCTGCAGCCCGCGATGACCGCGTTCCTGCAGCAGCGCATGCACGAGAGCGCACCCTTCGATGTCAGCCTCGGCGGCATGGCCGACGTGCTCGAGGGACGCCAACCATGAGCGGTCTCGAGATCGCGGCCGACATGGCGCGCGACCGGCGCGATGCCGCGGTGCAGCTGCTCGCGCAGGCGCGGCAGAAATGGCTCGCGGGCCAGGTGCAGCTCGACCAGCTCGAGAGCTACGCGCAGGAATGCACCGCGCGCTGGGCCACGCGCTCGCTCAACTGCACGCCCGAGCTGATGCGCCACCACTACCAGTTCATGGAGCGGCTCGACCATGCGATCGCGCTGCAGACCGGCATCGTGCGCGAGCTCGGCCAGGGCGTGGAGCGCGCGGCCGTGCCCGTGCGCGAGGCCGAGGCGCGGCTCGAGAGCCTGCGCCAGCTGGTGCGCTCGCGCGAACGCGAGCTGCAGCTGCAGGCCGACCGGCGCGCGCAGAAGCAGACGGACGAACAGGCGGCCCTGCAGCACCGGCGGCACGGCGAACGGTCGGAGGAATGGCGATGAGCGTCGAAGTGGCGCGGGCGAGTGCCGATCCTTTGCTGCCTGCTCGCGCGCCCACCGCGCGCGAGCGTGGCGGCGCGGCCGATGCCTTCGATCGGGCGCTCGAGGGCGCGAATGAATCGCAGGCCTCGGAGGCGGCGGAGGCCGCGGACGAGGAGGGCGCTTGCGTGCCGGCGAAGACGCCGGCCGCGGGGGCCGTGAAAGAAGATGAAAAGGCCGATGAGGTCATCGCCGGCGCACACGCGACCGCGACCACCCAGCCGGCCGTCGAGCCCTGGATGCTGTTGGCGCAGGGCGCTTTCGTGAGCCGCGAGGGCAAGGCGGGGGATGCGCCCGTCTCCACGGGCGATGCCGCTGTTGATGCCGTGAATGGCGCTGGAGCGGGACCGAAGCCGGCCAAGGGCATGCCCGCGCCGCCGGTGGTTTCCACGCCGAGCACTTCGCGGGATGCCGCCGTCGATGTGCCCGCCGCGCCGCCCGCCAAGCCGAATGGCGCGGCGACCGCGCGCAGCACGGCGCAGCGCCTGGCCAACCTCGCGGCGGCCGATGGCGCGGCCACACCTGCACGCACAGCGCAATCGCAAGCCCTGCCGCCGAAGGAAGAACTCGCAGCTGCCTCGCTGTCCGCGCAGGCGCGAACGATCCAGGCCGCAACGACGGAAGCCGTTGTCACCGCGGCCGCACCGCGCCGCGCCGAGCGAAGCGCCGAGCGCGGCAGCGCCACGGGCATGCTCGTCGATCCCGGCAGCGCGACGGCGGGCGCGTCTTCCTCGGCTTCGGCATCGTCGGCCTGGATGGCCCCCGTCGATGCCGCGTCCGCCGCGGCCTCGGCCGGCGGCGCCGTGCTCGCCGACCGCATGACCGAGCAGGTCAGTTGGTGGCTCGCGCAGAAGTCGCAGGGCGCCGATGTCTCGCTCGAGCTCGCGCCGGGCCAGAGCGTGTCGTTCAGCGTGCAGGTGCAGGGCAACGAGGCGCAGATCGCCTTCCGCAGCGACCAGCCCGAGGTGCGCCAGATGCTGGGCCAGGCCGCGGCGCAGCTCAAGGACCTGTTCGGGCAGGAAGGGCTGCTGCTGTCGGGCGTGACCGTGGATGCGCAGTCCGCGGGCACGCAGCAGCGCGGCGAGGGCGAAGGTCGTTCCGATGCGCGCGGCGTGGTGCGCGGCGTCGCGCGGCTCGGCGCGGCCTCCGCCTCGGCTCCCGCGCCGGCGGTCGTGCGTGCGTCGCTGCCGGCGGGGCGCGCGCTCGATCTGTACGTCTGAGCGGTTTTCCCCCCTTTTATCCGCCCCTTCCCACGGCCCTCGCGATCGAATAATCGACCGCACGAGGATGGCGATGGCCGCCGTCCGTGCCCCGAAGGAAATCCACCGTGTCCGCCAAAGCCGCCGACCCCGCCATGGCCAATGCCGCGCCGCCGCCCAAGGGCAGGATGAAGCTCGTGCTCGGCATCGTCGTCGCCGTGCTGCTGGCCGGCGGCGCGGCCGCGGGCGGCACCTGGTTCTTCCTCCACAAGAACGGCGCCGCTGCGCCGGCCGCCGCCGCCGAGTCGGAGCCCGAGCCCGATGCCAAGCATGCCGACGCCACCTACCTGGCGCTCGAGAACCTGATCGTGAACCTGGCCGACCCGGGCGGCGAGCGCGTGGCCCAGATCGGCATGACGCTCGACGTGAAGGACGAGAAGACCGCCGCGCGCCTGAAGACCTTGATGCCCGTGGTGCGCAGCCGGATGCTGATGCTGGTGTCGCAGCGCACCTCCGAGGAACTGCTCAAGCGTGACGGCAAGGAGAAGCTGGCCGAGGACGTGATGATCGAGGTGACGCGCGTGCTCAACCCCGAATCGGCACGCGGCGACGACGACGAGGCGCCGCGCCGCAGGAAGCCGCGCGCCAACGGCCCGGTGCGCGGCGTGCTGTTCTCCAGCTTCATCGTGCAGTGAGCCCGAAGCGCCCATGAGCAGCAGCGAACAGGACACCGCGGCCGCGCCCGAGGCCGCCCCCGCCGACAGCGCCGAGCGCCTGGCCGACGCGGCCGCGCGCGACTACGACATCACGGCCGGCGAGGAAC is from Variovorax paradoxus and encodes:
- a CDS encoding flagellar FliJ family protein, with translation MSGLEIAADMARDRRDAAVQLLAQARQKWLAGQVQLDQLESYAQECTARWATRSLNCTPELMRHHYQFMERLDHAIALQTGIVRELGQGVERAAVPVREAEARLESLRQLVRSRERELQLQADRRAQKQTDEQAALQHRRHGERSEEWR
- a CDS encoding flagellar hook-length control protein FliK, whose translation is MSVEVARASADPLLPARAPTARERGGAADAFDRALEGANESQASEAAEAADEEGACVPAKTPAAGAVKEDEKADEVIAGAHATATTQPAVEPWMLLAQGAFVSREGKAGDAPVSTGDAAVDAVNGAGAGPKPAKGMPAPPVVSTPSTSRDAAVDVPAAPPAKPNGAATARSTAQRLANLAAADGAATPARTAQSQALPPKEELAAASLSAQARTIQAATTEAVVTAAAPRRAERSAERGSATGMLVDPGSATAGASSSASASSAWMAPVDAASAAASAGGAVLADRMTEQVSWWLAQKSQGADVSLELAPGQSVSFSVQVQGNEAQIAFRSDQPEVRQMLGQAAAQLKDLFGQEGLLLSGVTVDAQSAGTQQRGEGEGRSDARGVVRGVARLGAASASAPAPAVVRASLPAGRALDLYV
- a CDS encoding flagellar basal body-associated FliL family protein, translating into MANAAPPPKGRMKLVLGIVVAVLLAGGAAAGGTWFFLHKNGAAAPAAAAESEPEPDAKHADATYLALENLIVNLADPGGERVAQIGMTLDVKDEKTAARLKTLMPVVRSRMLMLVSQRTSEELLKRDGKEKLAEDVMIEVTRVLNPESARGDDDEAPRRRKPRANGPVRGVLFSSFIVQ